The Medicago truncatula cultivar Jemalong A17 chromosome 4, MtrunA17r5.0-ANR, whole genome shotgun sequence genome includes a region encoding these proteins:
- the LOC11419990 gene encoding exocyst complex component EXO70H1 — protein sequence MPRKGMRSIFFHPTPPSSSTLPSPSSPHHTFTFSDSLMEENILTAESLITKWDYSNTNQIINPLFSGNTRFEAKHYLNAVKGLQSAMQYFVTHDSTSNTLVRAQFLMQLAMKTLQKEFYNILSTNREHLDPESVSNRSSTDRRSSFSVSDYDDEVSDDEKFVVGNQISETERVSMLAMADLKAIADCMINCGYGKECVKVYIVMRKSIVDEALYHLGIERLTFSQIQKMDWEVIELKIKTWLKAVKVAVRTLFHGERILCDDVFAAAGKRIAESCFAEITKEGATSLFTFPDMVAKCKKTPEKMFRTLDLYEAISDHFQQIQSIFSFESTSNVRLQAINSMEKLAEAVKTMLKEFESAIQKDSSKKQVSGGGVHPLTRYVMNYLTFLADYGGILADIVFDMPQSPLPESYYRSPMRSENSSSSSSSSSSSEISEKIAWLILVLLCKLDTKAEFYKDVALSYLFLANNMQYVVVKVRRSNLGFLLGEEWLTNHELKVKEYVNKFVQIGWNKVLSTLPENENSTAEKTVEQVKAIFVKFNAAFDEECKKQTSWIVSDPRLRDEIKALIGSKLVAKYGGFYEKNRVGSGVRYEPEYIESYLGNILYGVVGGDSGSVSSYSYSTTSSSVSSIRP from the coding sequence atgccTAGAAAAGGAATGAGAAGCATTTTCTTCCATCCAACACCtccttcatcatcaacattaccATCACCTTCCTCACCTCACCACACTTTCACTTTCTCAGACTCCTTAATGGAAGAAAATATCTTAACTGCAGAATCACTTATAACCAAATGGGATTATTCCAACACAAACCAAATTATCAACCCACTTTTCAGCGGTAATACTCGCTTTGAAGCCAAACACTACCTTAACGCTGTCAAGGGTTTACAATCTGCTATGCAATATTTTGTCACACATGATTCCACCTCCAACACTCTTGTTAGAGCTCAATTTTTAATGCAACTTGCTATGAAAACTCTTCAAAAAGAGTTTTATAACATACTTTCAACAAATAGAGAACATTTAGACCCTGAATCTGTTTCTAACCGTTCCTCCACCGATCGTCGAAGCAGTTTCTCCGTTTctgattatgatgatgaagtTTCCGACGACGAGAAGTTTGTTGTCGGAAACCAAATCTCGGAAACGGAGAGAGTTTCGATGCTTGCTATGGCGGATTTGAAAGCTATTGCTGATTGCATGATAAATTGTGGGTATGGAAAAGAGTGTGTTAAGGTTTACATTGTTATGAGAAAATCTATTGTTGATGAAGCACTTTATCATCTTGGTATTGAAAGATTAACGTTCtctcaaattcaaaaaatggaTTGGGAAGTCATTGAGTTGAAAATCAAGACGTGGTTGAAGGCTGTTAAAGTCGCCGTGAGAACACTTTTCCACGGCGAAAGAATTCTATGCGACGACGTATTCGCCGCCGCAGGGAAGAGAATAGCTGAGTCTTGTTTCGCAGAGATTACCAAAGAAGGTGCTACATCTCTTTTTACTTTTCCGGACATGGTAGCAAAATGCAAGAAAACTCCTGAGAAAATGTTCAGAACTCTTGATTTATACGAAGCAATTTCagatcattttcaacaaattcaaTCGATTTTCTCGTTTGAATCAACTTCCAACGTCCGTTTACAAGCCATTAATTCAATGGAGAAACTTGCAGAAGCTGTTAAAACGATGTTAAAGGAATTCGAATCAGCTATTCAGAAAGATTCTTCAAAGAAACAAGTCTCCGGTGGTGGTGTTCATCCTCTCACACGCTATGTCATGAATTACCTAACCTTCCTCGCCGATTACGGTGGAATTCTCGCTGATATCGTCTTCGATATGCCGCAGTCTCCGTTACCGGAGTCGTACTATCGAAGTCCGATGCGCAGCGAGAATTCATCGTCATCCtcgtcatcatcatcttcatcggAGATATCAGAAAAAATCGCGTGGCTGATACTTGTTCTTCTCTGCAAACTCGATACAAAAGCTGAATTCTACAAAGACGTAGCACTTTCTTATCTTTTTCTCGCAAATAACATGCAATACGTCGTCGTAAAGGTTCGAAGATCGAATCTAGGGTTTCTTCTCGGAGAAGAATGGttaacaaatcatgaattgaAGGTGAAAGAGTATGTGAACAAATTTGTTCAAATTGGATGGAATAAGGTTTTGTCAACGTTGCCGGAAAATGAAAATTCCACGGCGGAGAAGACGGTGGAGCAAGTTAAGGCtatttttgtaaaattcaaTGCTGCGTTTGATGAAGAGTGTAAGAAACAAACTTCATGGATTGTATCCGACCCGAGGCTAAGGGATGAGATTAAAGCGTTGATTGGTTCGAAGTTGGTGGCGAAGTATGGTGGATTCTATGAGAAGAATCGGGTCGGGTCCGGTGTAAGATATGAACCGGAATATATAGAGAGTTATCTGGGTAATATTTTGTATGGGGTTGTTGGTGGAGATTCGGGGAGTGTTTCGTCATATTCTTATTCGACGACATCGTCTTCCGTTAGCTCTATTCGCCCGTGA